In Listeria cossartiae subsp. cossartiae, one genomic interval encodes:
- a CDS encoding peptide cleavage/export ABC transporter gives MIFKKYAYVPQVDTRDCGVASLAMILKHYGTDKSLASLRELAKTNMEGTTALGIIEAAKSLNFETKAIQADMSLFDAKDIPYPFIAHVVKEGKLLHYYVVYGVKNDYILIADPDPTVKIVKMKKEKFAKEWNGISLFLAPAPDYKAEKEKKNGLLSFVPLLLKQNSLIRNIVIASLLITIINVIGSYYLQAIIDTYIPDQMRTTLGIISIGLIVTYIIQKILSFAQEYLLNVMGQRLSIDVILSYIKHIFNLPMSFFSTRRTGEIISRFTDANSIIDALASTIISVFLDVSIVLVVGIVLSIQNLQLFLLTLIAIPIYIVIIFAFMKPFEKMNNDVMQANAVMSSSIIEDINGIETIKSLVSEDVRYQKIDREFVDYLDKSFNYARATAIQTALKQGAQLILNIIILWFGAILVMNGKISIGQLITYNTLLTYFTNPLENIINLQTKLQSAKVANNRLNEVYLVESEFKDNKQIKDPSLLNGDITFNNVSYKYGFGRNVLSDINLTINQGSKISFVGVSGSGKTTLAKMIVNFYEVSSGDININHSNIREIDKQILRKQITYLPQEPYIFNGTILENITLGAQPGTTQQDIFNAVETAEIRKDIELMPMNYQTELTSDGTGISGGQKQRIALARALLSNAPVLILDEATSNLDIMTEKKIIDNLMALEHKTILFIAHRLTIAERSEKVVVLDQGKVIEEGTHAELIKANGFYQKLVSS, from the coding sequence ATGATTTTCAAAAAATATGCCTACGTTCCTCAAGTAGATACCCGAGATTGTGGAGTGGCGTCATTGGCGATGATTTTAAAACATTATGGAACCGATAAATCTTTAGCTAGTTTAAGAGAACTCGCAAAAACAAATATGGAGGGAACAACCGCACTTGGAATAATTGAAGCTGCTAAATCTTTAAATTTTGAAACAAAAGCAATTCAAGCAGATATGTCTTTATTTGATGCAAAAGATATTCCATACCCTTTCATTGCACATGTTGTGAAAGAAGGTAAACTATTACACTACTATGTCGTATATGGAGTAAAAAATGATTATATTCTTATTGCTGATCCAGACCCTACAGTGAAGATTGTAAAAATGAAAAAAGAGAAATTTGCAAAAGAATGGAATGGTATATCCCTATTTCTCGCTCCAGCTCCTGATTATAAGGCTGAAAAAGAGAAAAAGAATGGGCTATTAAGTTTTGTACCATTGTTACTTAAACAAAATAGTTTGATAAGAAATATTGTGATAGCATCATTACTAATAACAATCATCAATGTCATTGGCTCATACTATTTACAAGCTATCATTGACACTTATATACCCGATCAAATGAGAACCACACTTGGTATTATTTCAATAGGACTTATCGTTACTTATATAATTCAAAAAATACTAAGTTTTGCTCAAGAATACTTACTTAATGTTATGGGGCAACGACTCTCCATCGATGTAATCTTGTCATATATTAAGCACATTTTCAACTTGCCCATGTCCTTTTTCTCGACTCGGAGAACTGGTGAAATTATTTCAAGATTTACAGATGCTAATTCAATAATAGATGCTTTGGCAAGTACTATAATTTCTGTGTTCTTAGATGTATCAATCGTGTTAGTGGTTGGTATTGTTTTATCTATCCAAAATCTCCAGTTATTTCTATTAACGCTTATTGCTATTCCAATATATATTGTAATAATCTTTGCTTTTATGAAACCGTTTGAAAAAATGAATAATGACGTGATGCAAGCTAATGCTGTAATGAGCTCATCCATTATTGAAGATATTAATGGTATAGAGACGATAAAATCGTTAGTCAGTGAAGATGTTCGCTATCAAAAAATCGATCGTGAATTTGTCGATTATCTTGACAAATCATTTAATTATGCAAGAGCAACAGCTATTCAAACCGCATTAAAGCAAGGTGCTCAATTAATACTAAATATTATTATTTTATGGTTTGGCGCTATTTTAGTAATGAATGGAAAGATAAGCATAGGGCAACTTATTACATATAATACGTTGCTCACCTATTTCACGAATCCTTTAGAAAATATTATAAATCTACAAACAAAATTACAATCTGCTAAGGTTGCTAATAATCGTTTAAACGAAGTATACCTGGTCGAATCAGAGTTTAAGGACAATAAACAAATAAAAGATCCATCATTATTGAATGGTGATATTACATTTAATAATGTTTCTTATAAATATGGTTTTGGGCGTAATGTTCTATCTGATATTAACTTAACTATTAACCAAGGATCAAAAATTAGTTTTGTTGGTGTGAGTGGCTCTGGAAAGACAACATTAGCTAAGATGATTGTTAACTTTTACGAAGTAAGTTCGGGGGACATTAATATTAATCACTCTAATATTAGGGAGATTGATAAACAGATTCTTCGAAAGCAAATAACATATTTACCTCAAGAACCTTATATATTTAACGGAACTATTTTAGAGAACATTACTTTAGGAGCCCAACCAGGAACAACGCAACAAGATATATTTAATGCTGTTGAAACTGCAGAAATACGTAAAGATATTGAGTTGATGCCAATGAATTATCAAACTGAATTAACCTCTGATGGAACTGGTATTTCGGGGGGCCAAAAACAGAGAATAGCTTTAGCAAGAGCCTTATTGTCAAACGCTCCTGTTTTAATACTTGATGAAGCAACAAGTAATCTAGATATAATGACTGAGAAAAAAATTATAGATAATTTAATGGCATTAGAACATAAAACTATTTTATTTATAGCTCACAGATTGACTATTGCGGAACGTTCGGAAAAGGTTGTCGTACTTGATCAAGGTAAAGTTATTGAAGAAGGCACTCATGCAGAACTTATCAAGGCAAATGGCTTCTATCAAAAACTTGTTTCTAGCTAA
- a CDS encoding bacteriocin secretion accessory protein: protein MDTRFLESSEFYQRKYKNFSTLIIVPTLCLFIFIVIFSVFFTKEITIKLNGEIQPTKIVTKIQSTSPNMITENNLSENKLVKKGDILISYNNNSDSAQLTNFKKQLDVAKQQEIQINLLKKGIENEADTFDSPDSYGYSQMLDDYLKQTENLRLNAKKENEDIFKQNQSIVNVKASISEEIMNINNKIDEYSVLKKAVNNNSNLGKNHSLYPMYDSYKKQYSASQDSVIKNQFLVELDKNINQLQTSLATLKTQQASAGTEVNLSTSLESQLDILKSQQALNASKEFTTVKSRIDELETNITMQEQLFEKGKIYSPANGIVHLNEEIKGSNTIPEGTIIAELYPSIEDQGSVTIITYVPSQDITSVHKGDKVRFTTRRDASESITLDCKVTSIDSSPTRTKNGNYFKVSAQAKVNTKNASTIRYGTEGSFMIITGEKSYLNYYKDKLFNNQ from the coding sequence TTGGATACGCGTTTTCTAGAAAGTTCAGAGTTTTACCAGAGAAAATACAAAAATTTTTCCACATTAATTATTGTCCCTACCCTGTGCTTATTTATTTTTATTGTGATATTCTCAGTTTTTTTTACAAAGGAAATAACTATAAAACTAAATGGAGAAATCCAACCTACAAAGATAGTCACTAAAATACAATCCACTAGTCCAAATATGATAACTGAAAATAATCTATCTGAAAATAAATTGGTCAAGAAAGGTGATATCTTAATTTCTTACAACAATAATTCAGACTCAGCCCAACTTACCAATTTTAAAAAGCAGCTAGACGTCGCTAAACAGCAGGAAATACAAATTAATTTATTAAAAAAAGGTATTGAAAATGAAGCTGATACCTTCGATAGTCCAGACTCATATGGATATTCTCAAATGTTAGATGATTATTTAAAGCAAACAGAAAATTTAAGATTAAATGCTAAAAAAGAAAATGAAGATATCTTCAAACAAAATCAAAGCATTGTAAATGTAAAAGCATCTATATCAGAAGAAATAATGAATATCAATAACAAAATTGATGAATATAGCGTATTGAAAAAGGCAGTAAATAACAATAGTAATTTAGGTAAAAATCATTCATTATACCCAATGTATGACAGCTATAAAAAGCAATATAGTGCAAGTCAGGATTCCGTCATAAAAAATCAATTTCTGGTTGAACTTGACAAAAATATTAATCAATTACAAACTTCTCTAGCCACATTAAAAACACAACAAGCAAGTGCTGGAACAGAAGTAAACCTATCAACATCACTTGAATCCCAATTGGATATATTAAAATCGCAACAAGCCTTAAATGCTAGCAAAGAATTTACAACAGTTAAGTCTAGGATAGATGAGCTTGAGACAAATATCACCATGCAAGAACAATTATTTGAAAAAGGTAAGATTTATTCTCCTGCCAATGGTATTGTTCATTTGAATGAAGAAATAAAAGGAAGCAACACAATTCCAGAAGGGACAATAATTGCAGAGCTATATCCCTCTATTGAGGATCAAGGGAGTGTTACTATTATCACCTACGTCCCATCACAAGATATTACTTCTGTGCATAAGGGGGACAAAGTTAGATTCACTACTCGGAGAGATGCATCAGAGTCTATTACATTAGATTGCAAAGTCACTAGCATAGATTCATCACCTACACGAACCAAAAACGGAAATTATTTCAAGGTTAGTGCTCAGGCAAAAGTTAATACTAAAAATGCATCTACTATTCGATATGGAACGGAAGGAAGCTTTATGATAATAACTGGTGAAAAAAGTTATTTAAATTATTACAAAGATAAATTATTTAATAATCAATAA
- a CDS encoding bacteriocin: MTKIVITELTTKQLENIYGGAKKSSNDSWWFWMFPTTR, translated from the coding sequence ATGACAAAAATAGTCATAACAGAATTAACAACAAAGCAGTTAGAAAACATTTATGGTGGTGCGAAAAAATCATCCAATGATAGTTGGTGGTTTTGGATGTTTCCCACTACAAGATAG
- a CDS encoding LytR/AlgR family response regulator transcription factor: MYILKSKEVILEIPIDNILYITSSKKPHQVKIVTTDEEYFVYRTLKSFEESYSIFVKCHKSTIVNIKQISKINRENKKVIFKNNNYSISYSRREYRQLVTSWKNSILPK; encoded by the coding sequence ATGTATATATTGAAATCTAAGGAGGTTATACTAGAAATTCCTATAGATAATATTCTTTATATTACATCTAGTAAGAAGCCCCATCAAGTGAAAATCGTCACTACAGATGAAGAGTATTTCGTTTATAGAACTTTAAAATCGTTTGAAGAATCTTATAGCATATTTGTTAAGTGTCATAAATCAACAATAGTAAATATTAAACAAATTAGTAAAATTAATCGTGAAAATAAAAAAGTAATATTTAAGAACAATAACTATTCGATATCTTATTCAAGAAGGGAATATCGGCAACTGGTAACATCGTGGAAAAATAGTATACTTCCTAAATAA
- a CDS encoding response regulator transcription factor, with amino-acid sequence MNIFILEDDLNQRQRIEKIINQIISSNKFKCKKLFITGKPDELIKKITEIGNHQIYFLDIEIKNYEKKGLEVAQIIRQKDPYGTIVFITTHSEFAPLTFSYKVSALDFIAKDQNDVDFSNRITSCLNFVEENQVKEIATDVFIFESNNKQFQIPFSEILYFETSTQPHRVFLVTKKQRIEFYSNLATIEKLDDRLYKSHKSFVVNLANISKLDKSSNILHFDNGESCFVSRRKLKNIIELVSVSK; translated from the coding sequence ATGAATATTTTCATTTTAGAAGATGATTTAAACCAAAGACAAAGGATTGAAAAAATTATAAATCAAATCATCAGTAGTAATAAATTTAAATGTAAAAAGTTATTTATTACTGGAAAACCTGATGAATTAATTAAAAAAATTACAGAAATAGGTAATCATCAAATATATTTTTTAGATATAGAAATAAAGAACTATGAGAAAAAGGGACTGGAGGTTGCACAAATAATCCGCCAAAAAGACCCATACGGAACTATTGTTTTCATAACTACCCACTCAGAGTTTGCCCCTCTAACATTTTCATATAAAGTATCTGCACTAGACTTTATAGCAAAAGATCAAAATGATGTAGATTTTTCTAATAGAATTACCAGTTGTCTAAACTTTGTCGAAGAAAATCAAGTAAAGGAAATAGCAACAGATGTTTTTATTTTTGAGAGTAATAATAAGCAATTTCAAATACCTTTTTCAGAAATACTATATTTTGAAACATCAACTCAGCCACATAGAGTGTTTCTTGTCACAAAAAAGCAGCGTATAGAATTTTATTCAAATCTAGCTACAATTGAAAAACTTGACGATAGACTATATAAATCTCATAAATCATTTGTTGTAAATTTAGCTAATATAAGCAAGCTAGATAAATCAAGTAATATTCTTCATTTTGATAATGGAGAAAGTTGTTTCGTCTCTAGACGTAAATTAAAAAACATCATTGAATTAGTGTCTGTATCAAAATAA
- a CDS encoding sensor histidine kinase, whose product MKLIINLFVMSIQLIALYSIYYQVTKRRLRLIEVIISIIVLSLSASFLGKYWIIIVLPFLYIFTIFKYKSVNNYLNYFYSIYTCFVTLFLSNLINLILNEILPTNLWDQINFIIAISSVLLPVLIHFLIIKLFKIDFRILDGDDSFIKNKIILPSNIILTIFFTIFIFVYFFEIFIGSWAPIHENTKYIFFIYIFMFLSLVIFVSVQTKNYLQLQIYQSKEREYQQLNIYTKQIEGLYEKIRGFRHDYANMLISLKEGINTNNIDEIKKIYHDVLVNASVQLEKSNYNIAELANIKNTAIKSIFSTKVMVAEDQDITVSLEIKYIIDNFNISVIDFVRILSIFLDNAIEAATETSSPKINIAFFKQNSDTVVIIRNNVSSESIPLNKIFSTGFSTKGNHRGAGLYNVHKIIQNYSNISLDTTIDNNFFTQTLYIKG is encoded by the coding sequence TTGAAACTTATTATCAATCTTTTTGTTATGTCTATTCAATTAATAGCACTATATTCTATTTACTATCAGGTTACAAAAAGGCGGTTAAGGTTAATTGAAGTTATTATTTCAATTATTGTGCTCTCCCTAAGTGCTTCCTTTTTAGGAAAGTACTGGATTATTATAGTGCTTCCTTTTCTTTACATATTCACTATTTTTAAATATAAAAGCGTTAACAATTACTTGAACTACTTTTATAGTATCTATACTTGTTTTGTCACACTCTTTTTAAGTAACCTTATAAACTTAATTTTAAACGAGATATTACCAACAAATTTATGGGATCAAATTAACTTTATTATAGCAATTTCTTCTGTCTTACTCCCAGTTCTAATACACTTCTTGATAATAAAATTGTTTAAAATTGATTTCCGAATTCTTGATGGTGATGATTCCTTTATAAAGAATAAAATCATCCTCCCCTCAAACATCATACTTACCATATTTTTCACTATTTTTATTTTTGTTTATTTTTTTGAAATATTCATCGGTAGCTGGGCTCCCATTCATGAGAATACAAAATACATTTTCTTCATCTACATTTTTATGTTTCTAAGCTTAGTCATATTTGTGAGTGTTCAAACTAAAAATTATCTTCAGCTCCAAATTTATCAAAGTAAAGAGAGAGAATATCAACAACTAAACATCTATACCAAGCAAATTGAAGGACTTTATGAAAAGATAAGGGGCTTTCGGCATGATTACGCTAATATGCTAATCAGCTTAAAAGAAGGTATTAATACAAATAATATTGATGAAATAAAAAAAATCTATCATGATGTGCTTGTTAATGCTAGTGTCCAACTTGAGAAAAGTAATTACAATATAGCAGAATTAGCAAATATAAAAAATACTGCTATTAAAAGTATTTTTTCAACTAAAGTAATGGTAGCAGAAGATCAAGATATTACTGTTAGTTTAGAGATAAAATATATTATTGATAATTTTAATATTAGTGTAATTGACTTTGTGAGGATTTTATCAATATTTTTAGACAATGCTATCGAGGCAGCGACGGAAACTTCAAGTCCAAAAATTAATATAGCCTTCTTCAAACAAAACTCAGATACTGTGGTAATTATTCGAAATAATGTTAGCTCCGAATCTATTCCTTTAAATAAGATTTTTAGTACAGGTTTTTCAACTAAGGGTAATCATCGCGGAGCAGGCCTATATAATGTGCATAAAATTATACAAAACTATTCTAACATTTCTCTTGATACCACCATTGACAATAATTTTTTCACACAAACATTATACATAAAGGGGTAG